In a single window of the Nicotiana tomentosiformis chromosome 8, ASM39032v3, whole genome shotgun sequence genome:
- the LOC138898197 gene encoding uncharacterized protein, giving the protein MLLREYVPQRLKDAWRAEFNQLHQGSMTVSECAVRFSDLARHASALVATVQERVCRFIEGLILNIRLSKARELEMNIAYQHVVGIARRLEGMLTWDREEREAKRSRESGTYNCTCAPAAAHQGRGYMGRPVHSTLPVASYAPATTRP; this is encoded by the coding sequence atgttattgagggagtatgttccccagagacTCAaagatgcttggcgcgcagagtttaatcagttgcaccagggttctatgaccgtgtcggagtgtgcggtccgattcagtgatttggctaggcatgcatcggccttggttgctactgttcaagAGCGGGTTTGtaggtttattgaggggctcatcCTCAATATCAGATTGAGCaaggcccgagagttggagatgaaTATTGCGTACCAGCATgtagtagggattgctaggaggttagagggtatgctgacttgggatagagaggagagagaagccaagaggtctcgagagtctggcacttacaatTGTACttgtgccccagctgcagctcaTCAAGGcaggggttatatgggtcgcccCGTCCATTCAACACTTCCAGTCGCCAGCTATGCTCCGGCCACTACTAGGCCCTAG